One part of the Haliotis asinina isolate JCU_RB_2024 chromosome 2, JCU_Hal_asi_v2, whole genome shotgun sequence genome encodes these proteins:
- the LOC137272122 gene encoding IgGFc-binding protein-like, with amino-acid sequence MTEDRFLVMVLGVSLLATLADCADFKGTEFAVVFAEKDEFPHMSVSYILFTVSGPTDTLVTVSAPGHAYETTHRIGSNKRLNITLPEYTKHWNSLTIEPNGISVSASAAITVRCTNKYANVSQGYTAIPKHSASTNYLVVSHDPAGRNASYILITAYDNSTIVTVHFKFPRPSKCVNMDAEVSTGLSLSFTLNRLDVWGVRCDHDLTGTSVTSSAPVSVVSGLASLFSTLPFLETMLLPVDHYGDYYALPSYTGGSLYRVVAASDDTLVSFANNTKMLLNAGYFLDVPERNSLMCLTTNKPVQVVMLGVTSSLAAYTIVSSLAIPVMIPMVPVERFLTSYNLYVESSSTMVSEYITLMAPGNHIDELAASIQYLMITVNETSQCCNMSQITGIVPNGTTVNVASSVPFTIIYNDFHSPHPAIHGYYAGANLDDIEGCPASSGYTHVVYSNTTMCLSVSGTRKTWVEGVTHLSTLFRSPQISTSKLPEL; translated from the exons GTCCTAGGAGTGTCCCTCTTGGCCACTCTTGCAG ACTGTGCAGACTTCAAGGGTACAGAATTCGCTGTGGTGTTTGCTGAAAAGGATGAATTCCCCCACATGTCTGTGTCATACATACTCTTCACAGTCAGTGGACCGACGGACACTTTAGTTACAGTGTCAGCACCTGGACATGCGTATGAGACCACACACCGTATTGGTTCCAATAAACGACTAAATATCACCTTGCCTGAATACACGAAGCACTGGAATAGTCTGACCATTGAGCCTAACGGCATCAGCGTCTCTGCTAGTGCTGCCATAACCGTCAGATGCACCAATAAATACGCTAACGTGTCTCAAGGATACACCGCAATCCCTAAACATTCAGCATCAACTAACTATCTCGTCGTATCGCATGACCCCGCTGGAAGAAATGCTTCATACATCCTGATAACAGCGTACGATAATTCCACCATTGTCACGGTCCACTTCAAATTTCCAAGGCCGAGTAAATGTGTCAATATGGATGCTGAAGTATCCACTGGACTCTCGCTGTCCTTCACCCTCAACAGACTTGACGTATGGGGGGTGAGGTGCGATCATGATTTGACCGGTACCTCGGTTACAAGTTCGGCACCAGTGTCAGTTGTTTCTGGTCTCGCCAGTTTGTTCTCTACGTTGCCGTTTCTGGAGACAATGCTTCTACCGGTGGACCATTATGGAGATTATTATGCGTTACCCAGTTACACAGGAGGATCACTGTACAGAGTTGTTGCAGCATCTGATGACACATTGGTATCATTCGCGAACAACACGAAGATGCTGCTAAATGCCGGCTACTTTTTGGATGTTCCTGAACGTAATTCCCTGATGTGCTTGACGACAAATAAGCCAGTACAAGTCGTCATGCTAGGTGTGACGTCATCCCTTGCTGCTTATACAATTGTATCATCCCTAGCAATTCCTGTGATGATACCGATGGTACCAGTTGAACGTTTCCTGACTTCTTACAATCTCTACGTCGAAAGTTCATCCACCATGGTTTCTGAATACATCACCTTGATGGCTCCCGGCAACCACATCGATGAACTTGCAGCTTCGATACAGTACTTGATGATAACAGTTAACGAAACAAGCCAGTGCTGTAACATGTCTCAAATCACTGGTATCGTGCCAAATGGAACCACCGTAAATGTGGCTAGCAGTGTTCCATTCACTATTATATACAATGACTTTCACTCCCCACATCCCGCAATTCATGGCTACTACGCCGGAGCAAATCTAG atgacaTCGAGGGCTGTCCGGCTAGTTCTGGCTACACGCATGTAGTGTATTCCAATACAACAATGTGTCTGAGCGTGTCCGGCACCCGCAAGACATGGGTCGAGGGAGTGACCCACT TGTCCACGCTGTTCAGATCTCCTCAGATCTCAACCTCGAAATTGCCCGAGCTGTGA
- the LOC137273032 gene encoding mucin-3A-like — MNLHYNGGWLDISCNDKKISVCEADSTSNHIVGHVNENGVLQCNASVVTSFYSSDVTTAVVTAVSSDPVEVTFITPTALSGTQPSFHFMATTTEPLTSFLSEPTPSVTATSASSHTDPTTLNTEAASRGTQVISSTLASIGLLPLTDTTYFPPYGPTVTSKDMGTKLTDDHNPPRVTREVCRCACIPRGRLSQLSPHVVKKKEEEIRRELILNTKNLTKTIANFKTAEDERKSAVGIGMLGVFLMTFPMTLMILSDLCTVKFQR, encoded by the exons ATGAATTTACACTACAATGGAGGATGGCTTGATATCAGCTGTAATGATAAGAAGATTTCTGTATGTGAAGCGGACTCTACCA GCAACCACATTGTTGGTCATGTAAACGAAAACGGCGTGCTCCAGTGTAACGCCTCTGTCGTCACGTCGTTCTACAGCAGTGATGTAACGACCGCTGTCGTTACCGCCGTTAGCAGTGACCCCGTGGAGGTGACATTCATCACACCGACGGCCTTGTCGGGAACACAACCATCATTCCACTTCATGGCAACAACTACCGAACCATTAACATCCTTTCTGTCTGAGCCAACACCGTCAGTCACAGCAACGTCTGCGTCCTCTCATACAGACCCGACTACGTTAAACACTGAGGCGGCCTCGCGAGGAACACAAGTCATTTCATCAACGTTAGCATCTATAGGATTACTACCACTAACCGATACAACATATTTTCCACCATACGGACCAACGGTCACTAGCAAAGACATGGGAACCAAACTGACCGACGACCACAACCCCCCACGTGTGACGAGAGAAGTGTGCCGTTGTGCTTGCATTCCACGCGGAAGACTAAGTCAGTTATCTCCCCATGTTGTGAAGAAAAAGGAAGAAGAAATCAGAAGGGAACTTATTCTTAACACCAAAAACCTTACCAAAACAATTGCAAATTTCAAAACTGCAGAAGACGAGAGAAAGTCTGCAGTTGGCATAGGGATGCTTGGCGTGTTTCTCATGACGTTCCCGATGACATTAATGATCTTGTCTGATCTATGCACGGTCAAGTTTCAGAGATGA